From one Marmota flaviventris isolate mMarFla1 chromosome 1, mMarFla1.hap1, whole genome shotgun sequence genomic stretch:
- the LOC114090508 gene encoding LOW QUALITY PROTEIN: RNA-binding protein 12-like (The sequence of the model RefSeq protein was modified relative to this genomic sequence to represent the inferred CDS: inserted 2 bases in 1 codon; deleted 1 base in 1 codon; substituted 2 bases at 2 genomic stop codons): MAEVIRLQGLPIVAGTMDIRHFFSGLTIPDGGVHIVGGELDEAFIVFATDEDARLGMMRTGGTIKGSKVTLLLSSKTEMQNMIELNHRRFETANLDIPPANASRSGPPPSSGMSGRVNLPTTVPNFNNPSPSVVTATTSVHESNKNIXTFSTASIGTAPLSMGASFGSPTFSSTIPSTASPMNTVPPPPIPPIPAMPSLPPMPCIPPIPVPPPVPTLPPLLPVPPIPPVPSVPPMTPLPPMSGMPPLNLPPMAPLPAGMNGSGAPINLNNNLNPMFLGPLNPVNPIQMNSQSSVKPLPINLEDLYVSVHGMPFSAMENDVREFFHGLRVDAVHLLKDHVGQNNENGLVKFLSPQDTFEALKRNRMLMIQRYVEVSPATERQWVAAGGQITFKQSMGPSGQTHPPPQTLPRSKSPSGQKRSRSRSPHEASFCVYLKGLPFEAENKHVIDFFKKLDIVEDSIYIAYGPNGKATGEGFVEFRNEADYKAALCRHKQYMGNRFIQVHPITKKGMLEKIDTIRKRLQNFSYDQREMMLNLEGDVNSAKVCAQITNIPFSITKMDVLQFLEGIPVDENAVHVLVDNNGQGLGQALVQFKNEEDAYKSEHLHRKKLNGRKAFVHVVTLEEKMEIEENPPAQGKKGLKMPVPGNPAIPGMPSAGMPAAGMPTAGMSAVGISCAGMPTAGMPSVGMPSAGMPGAGIPGVGMPTAGLLGEEHAFLTVGSKEANNGPPFNFPGNSGGSNAFGPPLPPPGLGGAXIGDARPGMPSVGNSGLPGLGLELPGFGGGLNTLTGPSGFGGAPQNFGNGPGNLGGPPGFGSGPPGLGSAPGHLSGLPAFGPGPGPIHIGGPPGFGSSSGKPGPTVIKVQNMPFTVSIDEIXDFFYGYQVIPDSVCLKYNEKGMPTSEAMVAFESQDEATAAVIDLNDRPIGSRKVKLVLG; this comes from the exons ATGGCTGAGGTCATCCGTTTGCAAGGTCTCCCAATTGTGGCAGGGACCATGGACATTCGCCACTTCTTCTCTGGATTGACCATTCCTGATGGGGGCGTGCATATTGTAGGGGGTGAACTGGATGAGGCTTTCATCGTTTTTGCCACTGATGAAGATGCAAGGCTTGGTATGATGCGCACAGGTGGTACAATTAAAGGGTCAAAAGTAACACTATTGTTGAGTAGTAAAACGGAAATGCAGAATATGATTGAACTGAATCATAGGCGGTTTGAAACTGCCAACCTAGATATACCACCAGCAAATGCTAGTAGATCAGGACCACCACCTAGCTCAGGAATGAGTGGCAGGGTAAACTTGCCTACAACAGTACCCAACTTTAATAATCCTTCACCAAGTGTAGTTACTGCTACCACTTCTGTTCATGAAAGCAACAAAAACATATAGACATTTTCCACAGCCAGCATAGGAACTGCTCCTCTAAGTATGGGGGCTTCTTTTGGGAGCCCAACATTCAGCTCAACCATTCCAAGTACAGCCTCTCCAATGAACACAGTCCCACCACCACCTATTCCTCCAATCCCAGCAATGCCATCTTTGCCACCAATGCCATGCATTCCCCCAATACCAGTTCCTCCTCCAGTACCTACATTGCCCCCTTTGCTTCCTGTGCCCCCAATTCCACCAGTCCCTTCTGTGCCACCCATGACCCCACTGCCACCCATGTCAGGCATGCCACCCTTGAATCTGCCACCCATGGCACCTTTACCTGCTGGAATGAATGGCTCTGGAGCACCTATAAATCTGAAcaataacctgaaccctatgtTTTTGGGTCCTTTGAATCCTGTTAACCCTATCCAGATGAACTCTCAAAGCAGCGTGAAGCCTCTTCCCATCAACCTTGAAGATCTGTATGTCAGTGTTCATGGAATGCCCTTTTCTGCAATGGAAAATGATGTC AGAGAATTTTTCCATGGGCTTCGTGTTGATGCGGTGCATTTGTTGAAAGATCATGTAGGCCAAAATAATGAGAATGGATTGGTTAAGTTTCTCTCTCCTCAAGATACATTTGAAGCTTTGAAACGAAACAGAATGCTGATGATTCAACGCTATGTGGAAGTTAGCCCTGCCACAGAGAGACAGTGGGTAGCTGCTGGAGGACAAATCACTTTTAAGCAAAGTATGGGACCTTCTGGACAAACCCATCCCCCTCCTCAGACACTGCCCAGGTCAAAATCGCCCAGTGGGCAGAAAAGGTCAAGGTCAAGATCACCACATgaggctagtttttgtgtttaCTTGAAAGGGCTGCCATTTGAAGCAGAAAACAAAcatgtcattgatttttttaaaaagttggataTTGTGGAAGATAGTATTTATATAGCTTATGGACCCAATGGGAAAGCAACTGGTGAAGGCTTTGTAGAGTTTAGGAATGAGGCTGACTATAAGGCTGCTCTGTGTCGTCATAAACAATACATGGGCAATCGCTTTATTCAAGTTCATCCAATTACTAAGAAAGGTATGCTAGAAAAGATAGATACAATTCGAAAAAGACTCCAGAACTTCAGCTATGACCAGAGAGAAATGATGTTAAATCTAGAGGGGGATGTCAACTCTGCCAAAGTCTGTGCCCAAATAACAAATATTCCATTCAGCATTACCAAGATGGATGTTCTGCAGTTCCTGGAAGGAATCCCAGTGGATGAAAATGCAGTACATGTTCTTGTTGATAACAATGGGCAAGGTCTAGGACAAGCATTGGTAcagtttaaaaatgaagaagatgcATATAAGTCTGAACACTTACACCGTAAAAAACTTAATGGGAGAAAAGCATTTGTTCATGTAGTTACTCTAGAAGAAAAGATGGAGATTGAGGAAAATCCCCCTGCCCAAGGAAAAAAGGGCCTAAAGATGCCTGTGCCGGGTAATCCTGCAATACCAGGAATGCCCAGTGCAGGAATGCCTGCTGCAGGCATGCCAACTGCTGGTATGTCTGCTGTGGGAATATCCTGTGCTGGCATGCCCACTGCGGGCATGCCTTCTGTGGGAATGCCCTCTGCAGGAATGCCTGGCGCTGGCATACCTGGTGTAGGAATGCCCACTGCAGGACTGCTTG GTGAAGAACATGCTTTCCTGACAGTAGGATCAAAGGAGGCCAACAATGGACCTCCATTCAACTTCCCTGGTAATTCTGGTGGATCAAATGCCTTTGGGCCACCACTGCCTCCTCCAGGATTAGGAGGGGC TATTGGAGATGCTAG GCCTGGTATGCCTTCAGTTGGAAACAGTGGTTTGCCTGGTCTAGGATTGGAACTTCCTGGTTTTGGAGGTGGACTGAATACTTTAACGGGGCCATCGGGATTTGGAGGGGCCCCTCAGAATTTTGGAAATGGTCCTGGTAACTTAGGTGGCCCCCCTGGCTTTGGAAGTGGCCCTCCTGGTCTTGGAAGTGCCCCTGGGCATTTGAGTGGACTACCAGCCtttggccctggccctggcccaatCCATATTGGTGGTCCACCTGGCTTTGGATCTAGTTCTGGGAAACCAGGACCTACAGTAATTAAAGTGCAGAACATGCCCTTCACTGTGTCTATTGATGAGATTTGAGATTTCTTTTATGGCTATCAAGTAATCCCAGACTCAGTGTGCTTAAAATACAACGAAAAAGGTATGCCCACAAGTGAAGCCATGGTGGCCTTTGAATCTCAGGATGAAGCCACAGCTGCTGTCATTGACTTAAATGACAGGCCAATAGGCTCAAGAAAAGTAAAACTTGTATTAGGATAG